One window of the Chitinophaga niabensis genome contains the following:
- a CDS encoding purine-nucleoside phosphorylase produces MTLQQQLSETTAYLRQQGFGAAKAGIVLGTGLGELIAKIDIHKSIPYGQIPHFPESTVESHKGHLIFGYIGKTAVIAMQGRFHYYEGYNMQQITFPIRIMKALGVEKLLLSNAAGGMNPAFKKGDLVLLNDHINLQPENPLRGLNAPDFGPRFPDMSRPYDIALSEKLQAASGNKMHKGVYVAVTGPNLETRAEYRFLKMIGGDVVGMSTVPEVIVANQIGLPCACVSVVTDECDPDNLVPVSLAEILAVAGKADKVLSGIFAEVIAGL; encoded by the coding sequence ATGACATTACAGCAACAACTTTCAGAAACCACCGCCTACCTCCGGCAACAGGGTTTTGGCGCAGCAAAGGCAGGCATTGTTTTAGGCACCGGCCTGGGAGAACTCATTGCCAAAATAGACATCCATAAAAGCATTCCCTACGGCCAGATCCCCCATTTCCCGGAGTCTACCGTAGAATCACATAAAGGCCACCTGATCTTCGGATACATTGGTAAAACCGCTGTAATTGCCATGCAGGGCCGTTTCCATTATTACGAAGGTTACAACATGCAGCAGATCACTTTTCCCATCCGCATCATGAAAGCCCTCGGCGTGGAAAAACTCCTCCTGAGCAATGCCGCAGGAGGTATGAACCCCGCTTTCAAAAAAGGAGATCTCGTGCTGCTGAACGACCATATCAACCTGCAACCGGAAAATCCTTTAAGAGGCCTGAACGCTCCCGACTTCGGCCCCCGCTTTCCTGATATGAGCAGACCCTATGATATAGCTTTAAGCGAAAAATTACAGGCTGCCTCGGGTAATAAAATGCATAAAGGTGTATACGTAGCCGTAACCGGCCCTAACCTGGAAACCCGCGCAGAATATCGTTTCCTGAAAATGATAGGAGGAGATGTGGTAGGCATGAGCACAGTGCCCGAAGTGATCGTGGCCAACCAGATAGGTTTACCCTGCGCATGCGTATCCGTTGTAACGGATGAATGTGATCCGGATAACTTAGTACCGGTATCCCTTGCGGAGATATTGGCTGTAGCCGGTAAAGCGGACAAAGTGCTGAGTGGCATCTTTGCCGAAGTGATAGCTGGCTTATAA
- a CDS encoding SusC/RagA family TonB-linked outer membrane protein, whose amino-acid sequence MKQQTSVSACISHARKWLLPFSLFLLFLLCSMVTFAQAVKVEGTVKDATGNFLPGVTVMVKGTKKGVATSDLGRFSLQAEKTDVLVFSFTGFTAKEEIVGPRTTIDVTLLENVSTLNDVVVVGYGTQKKRDVTGAISSISAKAIEEKQPVSIFDAIQGAAPGVRVMSNSGAPGEDQDITVRGLSTLSDGGVRPLYIVDGVTMDNINAINPNDIQSIEILKDAASAAIYGSRSANGVIIITTKRGDDGKPKIDLNYLRSYSKLSNRVPQANRLERQMFDRRSNIGLDPKPDDSTSFARNADNDYQKLITQTAVRNQIDLGISGGNKNLNFFSSLQYLDDQGIVLRSYAKRLTLRNNIDYKPSKWFNMSTRLNFSFMDKNNINEGNVIRQALQRPPGMALYLPDGSFIYNNGGRRNPIAEAYLRKDLSKIYKGVLYQGFDFQLATPLKLHADVSADVELTRRTTFNSKLLDTGNPQASSGSDNTALPVRTQGNLYLSYQKSFNKVHNLAAMVGTNVEKNNQEEVNLAGRFFVTESVETLNAAGQFTLTDIYSNGTLNSLLGVYGRLSYDYKGKYLLAATMRRDGSSRFGTDMRWGNFPSVSVGWRFSDENFMSRFKGGALTDGKIRASWGITGNQAIGDFDAVQQFVFGQYFYYDTSGVRTNDRLGNSLLQWEETAQSDIGIDLTFFNGRLVFVADYFVKKTSDLLYDAPLPLEVGFPGKARTNAGTIENRGIELSLTAYPISTKNFSWMTSINYTQIRNKITSLPGGDYVDGIWYVGQGMEAGNFYGYEYLGIYQYDESNAYTPDYRTRLIPQFQKDAHGNVIIQKNMKPILTGYQTPDGKAYSGDVKQLTTNGFVSKGGDVIWENLPDDKGQLNGNIGNEDRKIIGYGQPRWSLGWSNTFRYKGISLSMNIYGNFGGSIYNENRRNLASFSNSNTTPEPHFIRNMWKYPGQITDSYLGGDKTADNFRRGNSQFLEDGSFVRLQTVRLGYELPKHIIRRAHLQYANIFVYGNGLLTWTDYTGFDPEVSQRSVLKPGEDPGKFPRKRELGMGVNVTF is encoded by the coding sequence ATGAAACAACAAACAAGCGTATCAGCCTGCATTTCCCACGCCAGGAAATGGCTTTTACCCTTCTCCCTCTTCCTCCTTTTTTTATTGTGTAGTATGGTAACGTTTGCACAAGCGGTGAAAGTGGAAGGAACGGTAAAAGACGCAACAGGTAATTTCCTTCCGGGAGTGACCGTAATGGTCAAAGGCACCAAAAAAGGAGTAGCCACCAGCGACCTGGGGCGTTTTTCCCTTCAAGCGGAAAAAACAGATGTACTCGTTTTTTCCTTTACCGGTTTTACCGCAAAGGAAGAAATTGTTGGTCCGCGTACAACCATTGATGTAACACTACTGGAAAACGTATCCACCCTCAACGACGTGGTGGTAGTAGGGTATGGTACGCAAAAGAAAAGAGATGTAACCGGTGCTATCAGTTCCATCTCCGCCAAAGCAATTGAAGAAAAACAACCCGTATCTATTTTCGATGCGATACAGGGTGCAGCACCAGGTGTGCGTGTAATGAGTAATTCCGGTGCACCAGGTGAAGATCAGGATATCACTGTGCGCGGCCTCTCCACATTGTCTGACGGTGGCGTCAGACCACTTTACATTGTGGATGGTGTAACCATGGATAACATCAATGCCATCAATCCAAACGACATTCAATCTATCGAGATCCTGAAAGATGCCGCTTCTGCTGCCATCTACGGTTCCCGTTCTGCTAACGGTGTTATCATTATCACCACTAAACGCGGTGATGACGGTAAACCTAAGATAGATCTGAACTACCTGAGAAGTTACAGCAAACTCTCTAACAGGGTGCCACAGGCGAACCGCCTGGAAAGACAAATGTTCGACCGCAGAAGTAATATTGGCCTGGACCCTAAACCAGATGATTCCACTTCTTTTGCCAGGAATGCGGATAACGATTACCAAAAACTGATCACACAAACCGCAGTAAGGAACCAGATAGATCTCGGCATCAGTGGTGGCAACAAAAACCTGAACTTCTTCAGCAGTCTTCAATACCTGGATGATCAGGGGATTGTACTGAGAAGTTATGCCAAACGCCTCACCCTCCGTAATAATATAGACTACAAGCCAAGCAAGTGGTTCAATATGTCCACCCGCCTGAACTTTAGTTTCATGGACAAAAACAATATCAATGAAGGTAACGTGATCAGGCAAGCCCTGCAACGCCCTCCCGGCATGGCATTATACTTACCGGACGGCAGCTTCATTTATAACAATGGCGGACGCCGGAACCCGATCGCTGAAGCATACTTGCGCAAAGACCTGTCTAAGATCTACAAAGGCGTACTGTATCAGGGTTTTGATTTCCAATTAGCCACACCGCTGAAACTTCACGCAGATGTATCTGCCGATGTGGAACTCACCCGCAGAACTACCTTTAACTCTAAACTGCTGGATACCGGTAACCCGCAGGCCAGCTCAGGTAGTGACAATACTGCGCTGCCTGTAAGAACACAAGGTAACCTTTACCTTAGCTACCAGAAAAGCTTCAACAAGGTCCATAACCTTGCCGCCATGGTAGGTACCAACGTTGAAAAAAATAACCAGGAAGAAGTAAACCTTGCCGGTCGCTTTTTCGTAACGGAGTCTGTGGAAACTCTGAACGCAGCTGGTCAGTTTACACTAACGGATATCTACTCAAACGGTACATTAAACTCTTTACTGGGTGTTTATGGAAGGCTTTCCTATGATTATAAAGGCAAATACCTGCTCGCCGCTACCATGAGAAGAGATGGTTCTTCCAGGTTCGGTACTGATATGAGATGGGGTAATTTCCCCTCTGTTTCTGTAGGATGGAGGTTCAGTGATGAGAATTTCATGAGCCGCTTTAAAGGTGGTGCTTTAACAGATGGTAAGATCCGCGCCAGCTGGGGGATCACAGGTAATCAGGCGATCGGGGATTTTGACGCAGTACAACAATTCGTATTCGGCCAGTACTTTTATTATGATACAAGCGGTGTTCGTACAAACGACAGGTTAGGTAACAGCCTCCTGCAATGGGAAGAAACCGCACAATCAGATATTGGTATTGACCTCACTTTCTTCAATGGCCGCCTCGTTTTCGTAGCAGACTATTTTGTGAAGAAAACATCTGACCTGCTTTATGACGCACCACTGCCACTGGAAGTTGGTTTTCCCGGTAAAGCCAGGACCAACGCCGGTACTATCGAAAACAGGGGTATAGAATTATCTTTAACTGCATATCCCATCAGCACAAAGAACTTTAGCTGGATGACCTCCATCAACTATACACAGATCAGGAACAAGATCACCAGCCTTCCCGGTGGTGACTATGTAGATGGTATCTGGTATGTAGGACAAGGTATGGAAGCGGGTAACTTCTACGGATATGAATACCTCGGTATCTATCAGTATGATGAATCAAATGCTTACACACCTGATTACAGGACCCGCCTGATCCCTCAGTTCCAGAAAGATGCGCATGGTAACGTGATCATTCAGAAAAACATGAAGCCTATCCTCACAGGATATCAAACACCTGATGGCAAGGCCTATTCTGGTGATGTGAAACAATTAACCACTAACGGTTTCGTGTCCAAAGGCGGTGATGTGATCTGGGAAAACCTGCCGGATGATAAAGGCCAGCTGAACGGAAATATCGGGAATGAAGACAGGAAGATCATCGGTTATGGTCAACCAAGGTGGAGCTTAGGCTGGAGCAATACATTCAGATATAAAGGCATTTCCCTCTCCATGAATATATATGGAAACTTTGGTGGAAGCATTTATAATGAAAACAGAAGGAACCTCGCATCCTTCTCTAACAGTAATACCACTCCGGAACCTCACTTTATCCGCAACATGTGGAAATATCCCGGTCAGATCACAGATTCTTATTTAGGTGGAGACAAAACCGCTGATAACTTCCGCAGAGGAAACAGCCAGTTCCTGGAAGATGGTTCCTTTGTGCGCTTGCAAACTGTAAGACTGGGTTATGAACTGCCTAAACACATTATCAGAAGAGCACACCTGCAGTATGCGAACATATTCGTATACGGAAACGGCCTGTTGACCTGGACGGATTATACCGGCTTCGATCCCGAAGTAAGTCAGCGTAGCGTTCTTAAACCAGGAGAAGATCCCGGAAAGTTCCCACGCAAACGTGAATTAGGTATGGGTGTTAATGTTACTTTTTAA
- a CDS encoding RagB/SusD family nutrient uptake outer membrane protein, which produces MKRIKISVLLFAGLAIALTNLKCNKYLDEEPVSSITPETFWRDQNDAKAWMAGIYNQLQSTLNTNWFDWGEVRSDNVKTAGTGNAQTKLLNNILSANDADINNVTRWTALYTTISLCNYGIKYFPGMIEKNLDQGVTRYKDNLGQCYGLRALMYFYGLRVWGRVPIITEPIESLTQQTEFPRSDIAAVKKQILDDIAKALETIGSNTSGPSRYYMQKAAVYALQTDVYMWFQDYDNALIAAEKAITESKCTWVTTPLQWKNIFLSPETSTETIFNIYWNDVERGGGVGICQKLGSGSNTNQYMITPKIFQELRERTDVNGIPIDGRFWTNFDTIKFFSVTVYSLSVAEFGKFYPWASGQAGPFVFEANNSCKAKIPVYRFADIQLLKAEALTHKGQYQPALDILNQVRSRCGYPVKAQLADFTGDVMKGIERAILKERQYEFLGEGKRWFDLCRIDKMYDFSNNGYAYLRETMNPILSARVGATPFDNTASVPNGMGRILYPINSDAFNANSKLRGDQNPPYDE; this is translated from the coding sequence ATGAAAAGAATTAAAATATCAGTGCTGTTATTTGCGGGGTTGGCGATAGCCCTCACAAATTTGAAGTGTAATAAGTACTTAGATGAGGAGCCAGTGTCGTCCATTACTCCGGAAACTTTCTGGAGAGATCAGAATGATGCAAAAGCCTGGATGGCAGGTATCTATAATCAACTGCAATCCACTTTAAATACTAACTGGTTCGATTGGGGTGAAGTTCGTTCAGATAACGTTAAAACCGCCGGTACGGGAAATGCGCAGACCAAACTGCTGAATAATATATTATCAGCCAACGATGCGGATATCAATAATGTTACCAGGTGGACGGCCTTGTATACCACCATTTCCCTTTGCAATTATGGTATCAAATATTTCCCCGGCATGATCGAGAAAAACCTTGATCAGGGTGTTACCCGCTATAAAGATAACCTGGGGCAATGTTATGGTTTGCGTGCACTGATGTACTTCTACGGTTTACGCGTATGGGGCCGTGTACCCATCATTACAGAGCCCATCGAATCATTAACGCAGCAAACAGAGTTCCCGAGATCAGACATCGCTGCCGTTAAAAAACAGATCCTGGATGATATTGCCAAAGCGTTGGAAACCATCGGCAGCAATACCAGCGGACCTTCCAGGTATTACATGCAAAAAGCAGCTGTATATGCATTACAAACAGATGTTTACATGTGGTTCCAGGATTATGATAATGCCCTGATCGCAGCTGAAAAAGCTATTACAGAAAGTAAATGTACCTGGGTAACTACTCCGCTGCAATGGAAAAACATCTTCTTAAGTCCTGAAACTTCTACCGAAACTATTTTCAATATTTATTGGAATGATGTGGAAAGAGGCGGAGGAGTTGGTATCTGCCAAAAACTGGGATCTGGTTCCAACACCAACCAATACATGATCACACCAAAGATCTTCCAGGAATTGAGGGAAAGAACGGATGTAAACGGCATTCCTATCGATGGCCGTTTCTGGACAAACTTTGACACGATCAAGTTTTTTAGCGTTACTGTTTACAGCCTGTCTGTTGCAGAGTTCGGCAAATTTTACCCCTGGGCCAGTGGCCAGGCCGGGCCTTTTGTATTTGAGGCCAACAACTCCTGCAAAGCAAAGATCCCTGTTTACCGTTTCGCAGATATACAATTGCTGAAAGCTGAAGCCCTCACGCACAAAGGCCAATACCAGCCCGCGCTCGATATCCTGAACCAGGTAAGGAGCCGTTGCGGTTATCCCGTTAAAGCGCAGCTGGCAGACTTTACAGGAGATGTGATGAAAGGCATAGAACGCGCGATACTGAAAGAAAGGCAATATGAGTTCCTCGGTGAAGGTAAAAGGTGGTTCGACCTCTGCCGTATTGATAAGATGTATGACTTTAGCAACAACGGATACGCCTATCTGCGGGAGACAATGAATCCCATCCTCTCTGCACGTGTTGGCGCTACTCCTTTTGATAACACAGCATCTGTTCCGAATGGTATGGGCAGGATCTTATACCCAATCAACTCCGATGCATTTAATGCTAATTCTAAATTAAGAGGTGATCAGAATCCTCCATATGACGAATAA
- a CDS encoding fasciclin domain-containing protein, with protein MKSIKQYILPLAVLGCLTFASCDKLQDGYDYNASIYDTKVNSNVYDFMKSKPELFSSMLSAIDYVDKDPNFKDVKPLYTSTGNTFLLLTNTALSNLEDGNSFFVLNLVTVTDPSSPDFGKQVRGTDFTQYPVQVVADLLRYHVMKGRHEYANLNSTPHWVNTFAISATNDSAKVHIYLQATREGYLFLNNYIGAPSGWAELRPRTPNLLATNGVIHIMNRWLRQPTRQIIENNK; from the coding sequence ATGAAAAGTATTAAGCAATATATATTACCATTGGCAGTGCTGGGCTGCCTCACATTCGCTTCCTGCGACAAACTGCAGGACGGATATGATTATAACGCGTCCATTTACGATACCAAAGTGAATTCGAACGTGTACGACTTCATGAAGTCAAAACCAGAATTGTTTTCCAGCATGCTCAGCGCAATTGACTATGTAGATAAGGACCCGAACTTCAAAGACGTAAAGCCGCTGTATACCAGTACAGGCAATACTTTCCTGTTGCTCACCAACACTGCGCTTTCAAACCTGGAAGATGGAAACAGCTTCTTTGTACTGAACCTGGTAACAGTAACAGATCCCTCCAGCCCTGACTTCGGCAAACAGGTAAGAGGTACTGATTTTACGCAGTACCCCGTACAGGTGGTAGCTGATCTTTTACGCTACCACGTAATGAAAGGGCGTCATGAATATGCCAACCTGAACTCTACACCGCATTGGGTGAATACTTTTGCCATCAGTGCAACAAACGATTCTGCCAAGGTGCATATTTATCTGCAGGCAACACGTGAAGGATATCTGTTCCTCAATAATTACATAGGCGCGCCCTCCGGATGGGCCGAACTGAGGCCCCGTACGCCAAACTTACTGGCAACGAATGGTGTCATTCATATCATGAACAGGTGGCTCCGTCAGCCTACAAGACAAATAATTGAGAATAATAAATAA
- a CDS encoding LacI family DNA-binding transcriptional regulator, whose amino-acid sequence MKRHQVTIIDIARELNLSKSTVSRALTGHPSVNAATRQAVLEFAEKMDYQRNMLAISLITKKTNTIGIIVPEFHSSYFPKAIIGAQEVASKAGYNTVICQSNETYETEVANTKVMLANQVDGILVSITKETRNFDHLKIFQRKGIPIVFFNRVCDEMDVPKVIVDDYDGAFRAVNHLIERGRKRIAHLAGPSSLKISEKRLNGYTAALRKNNIEFDEELVISYDLNVDKVKIYVNHLLNMENPPDAIFAVNDPTAIEAIQVIRKRGLNVPKDIAVVGFSNDFASGLIEPALTTVSQPVKEIGQTAAQLLIDQINRDVADWKTIIRVLKTELIIRKSS is encoded by the coding sequence ATGAAAAGACATCAGGTAACCATCATAGATATTGCGCGGGAACTGAACCTTTCAAAATCTACTGTTTCCAGAGCGCTCACAGGACATCCCAGTGTGAATGCAGCAACGCGGCAGGCGGTGTTGGAATTTGCGGAGAAAATGGATTATCAGCGGAATATGCTGGCCATTAGTCTTATCACTAAAAAAACGAACACCATTGGTATTATCGTGCCGGAGTTCCATAGTTCGTATTTTCCCAAAGCCATCATTGGCGCGCAGGAAGTAGCCAGCAAAGCAGGATATAATACCGTGATCTGTCAATCCAACGAAACCTATGAAACGGAGGTGGCCAATACGAAAGTGATGCTGGCCAACCAGGTGGATGGCATCCTTGTGTCGATCACCAAGGAAACGCGGAATTTCGATCACCTGAAGATCTTTCAGCGCAAGGGTATTCCCATTGTATTTTTTAACAGGGTATGTGATGAAATGGATGTGCCCAAGGTGATCGTAGATGATTACGATGGCGCTTTCCGTGCCGTGAATCACCTGATAGAAAGAGGGCGTAAACGTATTGCGCACCTGGCAGGCCCCTCTTCCCTGAAGATCAGTGAAAAAAGGCTGAACGGGTATACGGCAGCATTACGTAAAAACAATATAGAATTTGATGAAGAGCTGGTGATTTCCTACGACCTGAATGTAGATAAGGTAAAGATCTATGTGAATCACCTGCTGAATATGGAGAATCCGCCGGATGCCATTTTTGCGGTGAATGATCCTACGGCTATTGAAGCCATCCAGGTGATCAGGAAGAGGGGGCTGAATGTTCCAAAGGATATTGCGGTGGTGGGTTTCAGTAATGATTTTGCATCCGGACTGATAGAACCTGCATTGACCACTGTTTCCCAACCTGTGAAAGAGATCGGGCAAACAGCGGCGCAGTTATTAATTGATCAGATCAACCGGGACGTGGCGGATTGGAAAACTATTATCCGGGTATTGAAAACGGAGTTGATCATTCGAAAGTCCAGTTAA
- a CDS encoding PKD domain-containing protein, with amino-acid sequence MRKIFGAVLMFSLSLFALSCKKDKVEIETLSKAGEEFYFGEKVPVWAGTRGDLKNLSYSWTATGGTFDGWRTQDLFENLWIAPTKAGEYTVTATAKDGKASASRSTTMKVTRYFFDEFQSAYTFNGNGWAQSNTTQVNITDSDVNKARVELTANATSGPNIRRTLDLAELKIPFSINAKFGWKTFFRAGQAITISVFFVQPAANPTIPYMREIRWEIWPTVNPATTDNYQIRYETFTPNNSGSSKFSAAGAVLPSPLPLVSPVKGRKAELAIANGGEKNISISIDAANVMHAYIDGVLWFQSNGFKDWLDFVKAANPGFPDPVVKEFRIAFPAKANNNETGSTLFVNSVFINNDGTILK; translated from the coding sequence ATGAGAAAGATATTTGGTGCAGTTCTTATGTTTTCACTTTCCCTCTTCGCCCTCTCCTGTAAAAAGGACAAGGTAGAGATCGAAACATTAAGCAAAGCAGGAGAAGAATTTTATTTCGGGGAAAAAGTCCCCGTATGGGCAGGCACAAGAGGTGACCTGAAAAACCTGAGCTATTCATGGACAGCCACCGGCGGTACCTTTGATGGATGGAGAACGCAGGACCTTTTTGAGAACCTGTGGATAGCGCCCACTAAAGCAGGGGAATACACGGTAACAGCTACTGCAAAAGATGGTAAGGCATCCGCCTCCCGCAGTACCACTATGAAAGTGACCCGTTACTTTTTTGATGAATTTCAGAGCGCATACACTTTTAATGGTAATGGATGGGCGCAAAGTAATACCACCCAGGTAAATATTACAGACAGCGATGTGAACAAGGCCAGGGTGGAACTTACAGCCAATGCTACCAGTGGCCCGAATATCCGCCGCACACTGGACCTCGCTGAACTGAAGATCCCTTTCTCCATCAATGCAAAATTCGGATGGAAAACATTCTTCAGGGCCGGCCAGGCAATCACCATCAGCGTGTTCTTTGTACAGCCCGCCGCTAACCCTACCATTCCCTATATGCGGGAGATCAGATGGGAGATCTGGCCAACTGTAAATCCGGCTACTACGGATAACTACCAGATCAGGTATGAAACCTTTACCCCTAACAATTCCGGCTCTTCAAAATTCAGTGCAGCAGGTGCTGTACTGCCATCGCCACTACCACTGGTCTCTCCTGTAAAAGGAAGGAAAGCGGAACTGGCCATCGCTAATGGCGGTGAAAAGAACATCAGCATCTCTATAGACGCAGCCAACGTGATGCATGCTTACATAGATGGCGTACTGTGGTTCCAGAGCAACGGCTTCAAAGACTGGTTAGATTTTGTTAAAGCTGCAAACCCGGGTTTCCCTGATCCTGTAGTAAAAGAATTCAGGATCGCTTTCCCTGCAAAAGCCAATAACAACGAAACAGGTTCCACCTTATTCGTGAACAGCGTATTTATCAATAATGATGGTACCATCCTGAAATAA